The Flavobacterium sp. 1 genome contains the following window.
CCTGCCATAATTTTCCAATAAAATTCAACCCTGCCAAAACCACCAAAGTACTAATGGCAGCAACGACTTGATACGAAGTAAGACAAGACATAAAAAGTCCAATGGCGGCATAGGTGCAAACCAGTAAATACAACCCAATAAGACCTGATATAGCGAATTTTAAATCTAAATTATCGATAGAGAAATAAGCAATAACAACCTGTAATCCTAATATGGCCACAAACAGGAAACAGTAAGCAGCAATGGCAAGATACTTCCCTAATACGATATCTTTAATTTTTATGGGTGATGAAAGCAGCAGTTTTATAGAGCCGCTGTTGATTTCGCGGCTCACTAAACCCATGGTTAATAAGGGGACATACAGATATAAATAATTCTGCATTTCGGTATACAAACCACTGAAACCTGAAAAAACAACTTGAGACAAATTATCCATGCCATTCCCTAATTTCTGCGATTTTTCAAAACGCTCAATTAAGTCGAAGAATTTCCAGCTTGACTGGATTGAAAATATGACTAAAACGACCCAGGCAACTGGCGAATAGAACATCGTGTTGAGTTCTGTTTTAGCTATTCTATATATTGTTTTCATTTGTATATTTTTTAAGAAATAGTAGAGTTTTTAGAAGGTGCTTTTTTAGATAACTGAGCGAAAATTTCATCAAGAGATATTTTTTCGAATTGAATTTCGCGTAATTTCCAATCGTTAGAAACGCTAAGGGCTACAATTTTTTCAGCAACTTCCTGTGTGCCATTAAAAGTAATTTGTACTTTTTTAGGGGAAAGATATACTGCATGAGAGACTTCGGGAATCTCTGTTAATGCAGCAATTGCTGGTGGATTTTCAAAACTTGCAGTCAATTTATCTGCTTCGATATAATTGTTGAAAGCATCCAGTGTATCCGAAAAAACCATGTGTCCGTTCTCAATCATTCTGATTTCCTGACAAGTAGCCTGAACTTCAGACAAAATATGTGAAGAGAAAATAACCGCCTTATCTTTCGAGATTTTTTTGATTAATTTTCTAACTTCTAGAATCTGGTTAGGATCCAATCCGTTGGTAGGTTCATCTAAAACTACCAGTTTTGGTTCGTGAATAATAGCCTGTGCGATACCCACACGCTGACGATACCCGCCAGAAAGATTTCGGATCAAACGGTTGCTGAAATGAGAAATTCCACATTGTTCTTTGGCTTTCTCTAAAGCATTTTTTAAATCTTCTTTTTTAACGTGACGCAATTCTGCGCAGTGAATTAAATATTCATTTACCGTTAAATCTAAGTGTAACGGTGGTGTCTGTGGTAAAAAACCAATTAGTTTTTTTGCTTCAACAGGGTTTTCTTTCAGATTAATTCCGTCAATAAATATATTACCATGAGTCTGGTTTAAAACGCCGCAAAGAATGTTCATTGTGGTCGATTTTCCTGCTCCATTAGACCCTAAGAGACCTAAGATCCTGTTTTCTTTGATTTCAAAACTGATATTTTGTATTGCCCAATCCTTACTATATTGATGCGACAAGTCTTCAACTCTTACAATTGTTGTTGTTTCCATAGTGTTTTATAAAATTGCAAGAATGTATTTTTACTAAAAATACATTCTTGCGTAATTTATTATTTAATATCCTTGATTTTGAGTTAAAAAAGGATTTGAACGTCTAGCCGATTCTGGTATTGGAAACAGACTGTCTGTAGAAGCCCATATTTTTCCTGTGATTGCTCCCAGAACCTGATCAGCTTTACCGGTTCTTTTCAGGTCTAACCATCTGTGGCCATTTTCGGCAAATAGCTCTCTTTGTCTTTCTAAAGCAATTAAGTCCAACAATTGATTGGGATCTGTTAAAGTAGTGTTTCCTAATAAAGCTCTGTTTCGTATTACATTAATATCTTGCTGAGCTCCGGTAATATCATTTAGTTTTACCCTTGCTTCAGCTCTTATCAAGTAAAGTTCGGCTAAACGAAGAATCGTTGAACGTTCTATAGGTGTTGTAGTATAAGCATTTTTATATTTTCTTGGAATTGTATATGTTGCCCCATCAGCAGCAACGGTAGTACCTGTCCAGTTTGTTTTTCTGGCATCACCAGTTTCAAACAGTGTATTTCCATTTCTTAGCATATATGTACCTGCTGTTGTATATAATGTACCGCCTTCATAAGTATAAACAGTATTGAAATATGGTATTTGTAAAATAGCTTCTTTATTATCTGCAATGAATGGACTGTTAGTACTTGAGAGAGCAGTAATCATTTTATAGGTTTCAGTTTCGTTAATTACTGCCGTTGCATAAGATGATACTTCTGTCCATTTTCCTAAATAAAGATTAACTCTTGCTAATAGAGCCTGAGCTGCCCACTTTGTTGCTCTGATACGTAGAGTTGTATAGTTGTCATAATTTGTAGGTAGGTCAACTGATGCTTCTTCTAAGTCTTTAATAATTTGATTGTAAATTTCAGTTTGCTTATTACGCGGTGCCAAAGCGGTTATGTCTACATTAGTGCTTAAAATTAAAGGAATATCGCCCCAAATATTAGTCATATAAAAATAGTTATAGGCTCTTAAAAACTTTGCTTCAGCTATCCATTGTTTACTTTTAGTTTCAGATAACGTCTGACTTGCACTTATTCCTTCAATAACGTTATTCGCATTATAAATGGTTTTATAGAATTCTGTCCACATGGTACCGATAGTTCCATCAGTATCTAAAAGCTCATTAGTAGTATAAACATTACTAAGCTGCGTTTTTAGAATGAATTCGTCTGAAGTTTCTCCAAGAACGTAATTTAATGATCCATAATAGGTAGTCGTTACCATACTTTGATAAATTCCGTTAACGGCAGCTTCTGCAGTAGGATCAGAGGCATATACAGTTTTGGCTGATAATTGATCTATAGGAATTTCAACTTCTAATAAATCATTGCAGCTCGTTAATCCTATCAATAGAAAAAACGAAAATATATAAGTGTATTTTATAGAATTATTTTTCATGTTTTTTAGATTTAAAAGGTTAACTGAGTTCCTATAGTTACGGTACGTAACGGTGGTAAAACTAAACCTGGAGATTCAGGATCAAATCCTTTATATTTAGTAAAGGTTACTAAGTTTTGCCCTTGCAGGGATACACGTATGTTTTTAATGATTTTTTGTGTATTTTGATCTAAAGGAATGATATAAGAAGCACTTACATTTTTAAGTTTGAGGTATGATGCATCTACTATAGTAGCATTTGAACCCATGTAATTAAAATAACTAGGCAGGTAATTAGAACTTAAGGCATTTCCCTGAGCTAAATAATCATTGTATTCATCAACCTGAAAATTAGCCAAACCATACGGATATCCTGGTTGTATTCCTGTTGAAGACATTAAAGTTCTTCCGTTTTGTTTTACAAATTGGAATAGAAAATCAAGAGAAAATGTTTTGTAACTAATGGAGTTTGATATACCTCCGTAATATTTTGGATATGTAGCTCCCAAATATTGTCTGTCTCCCACTTTCGTATCAGCAAGTCCTGTACTAATTTTTCCATCGCCATTAGCATCTTCAAATTGAGGAACTCCATTTTGTACACCAGTATATTTAAATAAATACATACTGTTTAATGGTCTTCCAACAACATATTGGCTATAATAAGAAGTATATTCTATACCTGGAAATGCAAGTAACTTATTGGCGTTGGTTGAAATATTGAATGAAGTATTCCAGTTTAGTTTTTTAGTATGAACGTTGGTTGTAGAAAGCGTAAATTCCCATCCTTTATTTTCGACTTCTGCGCCTAAATTTGCTTGATAAGAGATAAATCCTGATTGTGGACTTATTGAATAAGGAACTAATTGGTTTCCAGTTACGTTTCTGTAAAAAGCAGCTGTAAATGAAATTCGATCATCTAAGAAATTTAAGTCCATTGCTGCCTCAAATTTTTTGGACACTTGCCATTGATAATTAGGATTAGCGATTCTCGTAGCTGCCATAGAAGCATTTCCATTTCCATAAGTAGAAGCTAGAAAAGTATTTGCATAGCCATAATCTTGGGCGCCATCACTGCCTACTTCTCCATAACTGCTACGAAGTTTACCAAAGCTTAACCATGAAGCTTCTTTTAAGAAATCTTCTTCAGTAAAAATCCATGCAGCAGCGACAGAACCAAAATTTCCATATTTTTTATTTTCTCCAAATCGAGAAGAACCATCTCTTCTAAAATTAGCATTAAAAATGTATTTATTGAAAATATTATAATTCAATCGGCTAAACATTGACAAATATTTATACTCAGTAGAACTATTATAAGATTTTACAGTTGCCGCACTACCGGTAATCCCAATCAGGTTATCTGCGCTATATACAGATGTATTTACATACGAAGGCATTTCTGCCTTTCTGGTTTGCCAAGAACCTCCCACCAATGCAGTTAGATTTCCTTTCCATAAAGGAGTAGAATAATTTAATTGCGGATCTATAGTGAAATTATTGGTATTGTTGTTCGAAACTGTATAAGAGCGTAAGTTATTAAGACTAATTTTGTACAAATTATAATATGCATAATTACTTGCTGTTGCTGGTAGTGTCTGTTTTGTAGTCATTTCAGCAATGCCATATCCAAAATCTGTTTTAAAAGACAATCCCTTTACTATTTCATATTTAATATTAAAACTGGTAATTAAATTATTTCCTTTGTCTTCTACTCTTTTTCCTAAAGATGCCAATGGGTTGATATCGCTAAAATAAGTAGAAGCCCAGTAAAAAGTTCCGTCTTCATTATAAATAGGGCGATTAGGAGCAGTTGTTATTGCATAATTTGTGATGTCAAAAAAAGGAAGTTTGTTTTTATCAGTAGCAAACATAACTGTAGCTCCTATTTTTAATTTTTTATTTAAAGTAGTATGATTAATATTAAAGTTGGTAGAGAATTTGTTATACCCAAAATCTCCTGGTAAAACGGTAGTTTCTTTATGATATGCACCACTTAATAGAAAATTAGTCGTTTCATTTCCTCCTTTTAGACTTGCAGAGAAATCATTAAAATTAGCCGTTCCGCCTATTAATTCATCTTGCCAGTTTGTTTGCGTATTTTTATCCCAATCTGTCAAAGCAATACCAGTACTAGAATTACTTGGATTCGCTTTACCATTTGTCAAAGCAGTTTGAAGCATATTAAGATAAGCAGGTGTATCTAATGTTTTTACTCTATTGGCTACTTCTGAAATTCCAGAATTAGTGTTGATGGTAAATTCTGTTTTACCTGCGACTCCTTTTTTGGTAGTAATAAGCACTACTCCGTTTGCACCTCTTGAACCGTAAATTGCCGTTGCATCAGCATCTTTTAGGATTTCGATACTTTCAATATCATTTGGATTAATGATATTTAAAGGGCTGGTATTTTTTTGGGCACCTTTAATAACATAATTTTTTACCTCTTGCGCTTGCCCCTTAATATCGTCTCCAATATACGGAATGCCATCAACTATATAAAGAGGCAGGTTATAGTCATCAACAGAATTTCTTCCACGGATACTAATATTGATATCACTACCAGCATAACCAGATGTCTGCGATACAAATACCCCCGGAGTTCTCCCTTGTAATGTTTGTAAAATGTTAGTAACAGGTTGTTTTTCAATGTCTTCTGAAGTTATTTTCACAACAGATCCTGTAGAAGCTCTCTTAGTGGTAGTGCCATAACCTATAATTATGACTTCATCTAATTTGGATAAATCGGATGTCATTTTAATTGTTAGCTTTGTTTGGTCTTCAATTGCAATTTCACGCGTTTTGTATCCTACATATGATACTTTTAATGTGACCTTTCCATCTGGAATTTCAAATGAAAATTGCCCGTCGTAGCCACTTATTTCTAGAAAATTAGTCCCAGGAATTGAAAGAGTAACTCCCGATAGAGGCATTCCGGCTTGATCAGTTATTATTCCTGATATTATTCGATTTACTTCCGATGGGTTACTTGTTATTTCTGTCTTATTAAGAACACTTTTATTTTCTTTTTGTAAATGACTATACTTTTATCTACTTGTTTATAGACTAAATTACTGCCCTTAAGAACAGAATTTAAAATATCACTTACTGAACGCATTCCTCCTGATGTATTAATTTTAGGGAAATTATCAATCAGTTGCGGCTGGTAAGCAAATAGTAATCCGGTTTTATTTTCTATACTTTTAAATAAGGTTTTAATGTCCTGATTATGAAGTTCAATATCAACAGATATCGATTCTAAACTTTGACCGCTCATTTTATTAGCGAAAATCAAATGGGTTCCGCAGGTCAATAAGAAAATGTGGAATAAACTGATTCGCATGATCATAAGTGTTTTTTTTGATAAACGAAATAAAGAAGCTTTCTTTTCCTTATCAAACATGGTTTTTTTACAGCGTAATTTCATAAATTTGCTTGTTTTTAATGGTTACTGGAATTAATTATTAAGAATCTTAGCCATCTGGTGTAGGAGCTGGATGGCTTTTTTATTGGTTTTAATACAATAGGCTAGTTGTTTTAGGTTACTATTTTTTTGAATTTGGTTTTATTCACAGCCATTTCCGCTAAGGGTAACAGCGCCATTTGCTGTATAATGATATTCTGTTTCAATTACACTGCAGATTACCTTTAGAATATGATCAAGATCTTCATCATTAAGGAAGCTCGCAGTTATTCTGCAGTTTTTAATTTTATCATTCGATAATGTAATCGGGACTTTATATTTTTGAGAGATAAGTGCAATAGCTTCTTCCATATTTATGTTATCAAGAATAAGGTATTTGCTTTTCCATGCAACAGCAATTTCTGCATT
Protein-coding sequences here:
- a CDS encoding ABC transporter ATP-binding protein, whose protein sequence is METTTIVRVEDLSHQYSKDWAIQNISFEIKENRILGLLGSNGAGKSTTMNILCGVLNQTHGNIFIDGINLKENPVEAKKLIGFLPQTPPLHLDLTVNEYLIHCAELRHVKKEDLKNALEKAKEQCGISHFSNRLIRNLSGGYRQRVGIAQAIIHEPKLVVLDEPTNGLDPNQILEVRKLIKKISKDKAVIFSSHILSEVQATCQEIRMIENGHMVFSDTLDAFNNYIEADKLTASFENPPAIAALTEIPEVSHAVYLSPKKVQITFNGTQEVAEKIVALSVSNDWKLREIQFEKISLDEIFAQLSKKAPSKNSTIS
- a CDS encoding SusC/RagA family TonB-linked outer membrane protein → MTSNPSEVNRIISGIITDQAGMPLSGVTLSIPGTNFLEISGYDGQFSFEIPDGKVTLKVSYVGYKTREIAIEDQTKLTIKMTSDLSKLDEVIIIGYGTTTKRASTGSVVKITSEDIEKQPVTNILQTLQGRTPGVFVSQTSGYAGSDINISIRGRNSVDDYNLPLYIVDGIPYIGDDIKGQAQEVKNYVIKGAQKNTSPLNIINPNDIESIEILKDADATAIYGSRGANGVVLITTKKGVAGKTEFTINTNSGISEVANRVKTLDTPAYLNMLQTALTNGKANPSNSSTGIALTDWDKNTQTNWQDELIGGTANFNDFSASLKGGNETTNFLLSGAYHKETTVLPGDFGYNKFSTNFNINHTTLNKKLKIGATVMFATDKNKLPFFDITNYAITTAPNRPIYNEDGTFYWASTYFSDINPLASLGKRVEDKGNNLITSFNIKYEIVKGLSFKTDFGYGIAEMTTKQTLPATASNYAYYNLYKISLNNLRSYTVSNNNTNNFTIDPQLNYSTPLWKGNLTALVGGSWQTRKAEMPSYVNTSVYSADNLIGITGSAATVKSYNSSTEYKYLSMFSRLNYNIFNKYIFNANFRRDGSSRFGENKKYGNFGSVAAAWIFTEEDFLKEASWLSFGKLRSSYGEVGSDGAQDYGYANTFLASTYGNGNASMAATRIANPNYQWQVSKKFEAAMDLNFLDDRISFTAAFYRNVTGNQLVPYSISPQSGFISYQANLGAEVENKGWEFTLSTTNVHTKKLNWNTSFNISTNANKLLAFPGIEYTSYYSQYVVGRPLNSMYLFKYTGVQNGVPQFEDANGDGKISTGLADTKVGDRQYLGATYPKYYGGISNSISYKTFSLDFLFQFVKQNGRTLMSSTGIQPGYPYGLANFQVDEYNDYLAQGNALSSNYLPSYFNYMGSNATIVDASYLKLKNVSASYIIPLDQNTQKIIKNIRVSLQGQNLVTFTKYKGFDPESPGLVLPPLRTVTIGTQLTF
- a CDS encoding STN domain-containing protein — encoded protein: MFDKEKKASLFRLSKKTLMIMRISLFHIFLLTCGTHLIFANKMSGQSLESISVDIELHNQDIKTLFKSIENKTGLLFAYQPQLIDNFPKINTSGGMRSVSDILNSVLKGSNLVYKQVDKSIVIYKKKIKVFLIRQK
- a CDS encoding RagB/SusD family nutrient uptake outer membrane protein, giving the protein MKNNSIKYTYIFSFFLLIGLTSCNDLLEVEIPIDQLSAKTVYASDPTAEAAVNGIYQSMVTTTYYGSLNYVLGETSDEFILKTQLSNVYTTNELLDTDGTIGTMWTEFYKTIYNANNVIEGISASQTLSETKSKQWIAEAKFLRAYNYFYMTNIWGDIPLILSTNVDITALAPRNKQTEIYNQIIKDLEEASVDLPTNYDNYTTLRIRATKWAAQALLARVNLYLGKWTEVSSYATAVINETETYKMITALSSTNSPFIADNKEAILQIPYFNTVYTYEGGTLYTTAGTYMLRNGNTLFETGDARKTNWTGTTVAADGATYTIPRKYKNAYTTTPIERSTILRLAELYLIRAEARVKLNDITGAQQDINVIRNRALLGNTTLTDPNQLLDLIALERQRELFAENGHRWLDLKRTGKADQVLGAITGKIWASTDSLFPIPESARRSNPFLTQNQGY